The following are from one region of the Bacillota bacterium genome:
- the ffh gene encoding signal recognition particle protein, which translates to MFESLTSKLQETFKRLRGKGKLTEKDVDEALREVKLALLEADVNFKVVKNFITGVKEKAIGQEVLSSLTPGQLVIKIVHNELISLMGGSQAKIEFAPHPPTVIMLVGLQGSGKTTTASKLANYLKSQGRKPLLVAADTQRPAAVKQLQVLGEGIGVPVFAMGERESPVKIARAAVPGASSRGCDVVIIDTAGRLHIDEELMAELADIKSAVNPHEILLVVDAMTGQDAVNVASSFDQRLGLDGIILTKLDGDARGGAALSVKAVTGRPIKFVGVGEKASALEPFHPDRMASRILGMGDILSLIEKAEAAMDEREAKKLQERLGAADFNFEDFIVQLRQVRKMGPLDELLSMIPGLGDSKALKGLKVDEKEFTRIEAIINSMTPKERRNPSIIDGSRRRRIARGSGTKIQDVNALLKQFEQVRKLMKQAGAIERSARRGGLSLPFFR; encoded by the coding sequence ATGTTTGAAAGCCTGACCTCCAAGCTCCAGGAAACCTTCAAGCGGCTCAGGGGCAAGGGGAAGCTTACAGAGAAGGACGTCGATGAAGCGCTCCGCGAGGTCAAGCTGGCGCTTCTCGAGGCCGATGTAAATTTCAAGGTTGTAAAGAACTTCATAACCGGCGTCAAGGAGAAGGCTATAGGCCAGGAGGTCTTATCCAGCCTGACGCCCGGCCAGCTCGTCATCAAGATCGTTCATAACGAGCTCATAAGCCTCATGGGCGGTAGCCAGGCGAAGATCGAGTTCGCTCCCCACCCCCCTACAGTGATAATGCTCGTCGGGCTCCAGGGCTCAGGGAAGACGACCACCGCTTCGAAGCTGGCGAACTATCTTAAGAGCCAGGGCCGTAAGCCCCTCCTCGTGGCTGCGGATACGCAGAGGCCGGCCGCGGTTAAACAGCTCCAGGTCCTGGGCGAGGGCATCGGTGTCCCAGTATTTGCAATGGGAGAGAGGGAGTCGCCGGTCAAGATAGCCAGGGCGGCTGTGCCTGGCGCCTCGTCCAGGGGATGCGATGTTGTAATAATAGATACCGCAGGGCGCCTCCACATTGACGAGGAGCTCATGGCGGAGCTGGCTGATATAAAGTCGGCGGTGAACCCACACGAGATATTGCTCGTCGTCGACGCCATGACGGGTCAGGACGCTGTAAATGTCGCCTCCAGCTTTGACCAGCGACTGGGTCTTGACGGCATCATCCTTACGAAACTCGACGGTGATGCGCGCGGCGGCGCAGCGCTCTCAGTCAAGGCGGTAACGGGGAGGCCCATCAAGTTTGTGGGGGTTGGAGAAAAGGCGTCGGCTTTAGAGCCGTTCCACCCCGACCGGATGGCTTCGCGCATCCTCGGCATGGGCGATATCCTCAGCCTCATCGAGAAGGCCGAGGCCGCCATGGATGAGCGCGAGGCGAAGAAGCTCCAGGAGAGGCTCGGGGCAGCGGATTTCAATTTTGAGGACTTCATCGTCCAGCTGCGCCAGGTTCGCAAGATGGGGCCACTGGATGAGCTCCTGTCCATGATACCGGGCCTCGGGGACTCGAAGGCTCTGAAGGGGTTGAAGGTTGATGAGAAGGAATTTACGCGCATCGAAGCCATCATCAATTCGATGACCCCCAAAGAGCGGCGGAACCCTTCCATCATAGACGGGAGCCGCAGGCGACGGATCGCAAGAGGAAGCGGCACGAAAATCCAGGATGTGAATGCGCTCCTCAAGCAGTTCGAGCAGGTGAGAAAGCTGATGAAGCAGGCAGGAGCCATTGAGAGGAGCGCCAGGCGGGGGGGTCTATCGTTGCCGTTCTTCAGATAA
- a CDS encoding KH domain-containing protein: protein MKELVEFIAKALVDDPSQVRVDEVDGEGGTVLELRVAPADMGKVIGKQGRTAKAIRTLAKAAATREGKRVTVEIV from the coding sequence GTGAAGGAATTAGTTGAATTCATTGCCAAGGCGCTTGTTGACGATCCTTCCCAGGTAAGGGTCGACGAGGTAGACGGCGAAGGCGGGACCGTCCTGGAGTTGCGGGTAGCCCCCGCCGATATGGGCAAGGTTATCGGAAAGCAGGGCAGGACCGCCAAGGCTATCCGTACTTTGGCAAAAGCGGCTGCAACAAGAGAAGGAAAACGGGTGACGGTAGAGATCGTCTGA
- the ylqF gene encoding ribosome biogenesis GTPase YlqF, whose protein sequence is MSGVEAIRRVLREMDMVIEVLDARAPMSTSSPRIAEVAGGREIILVLNKIDLADPVKTRMWKGFFEGQGAVCVPLNARTGLGVSDLIRHAEALASSIAHKLEARHRRRRAIRAVVIGFPNVGKSSLVNRVAGRKRARTGNRPGITRGRQWIVAGKGLELLDTPGIMKIIDEDDAGIRDYAWPWLCAIGCVPDEGFDPEPVASRLLSLLSASAPGTLESRYGIQIDSRDGTSCEGIDEPDILHSIARARGCLGPGGVPDISRAARLAIRDFREGKLGRVTLESPSSQGHDA, encoded by the coding sequence ATGTCTGGCGTTGAAGCCATCCGAAGGGTCCTTCGGGAAATGGATATGGTCATAGAGGTTCTTGATGCCAGAGCCCCGATGAGCACCAGCAGCCCCAGGATTGCAGAGGTCGCCGGGGGCAGGGAGATCATATTGGTTTTGAACAAGATCGATCTAGCAGATCCTGTAAAGACCAGGATGTGGAAGGGCTTTTTCGAGGGGCAGGGAGCGGTGTGCGTCCCCCTCAATGCCCGGACTGGCCTGGGGGTGTCAGATCTCATCAGGCACGCCGAGGCTCTGGCGTCGAGCATTGCCCATAAGCTGGAGGCCCGCCATCGAAGGCGAAGGGCCATCCGGGCGGTTGTGATTGGTTTCCCCAATGTGGGCAAGTCGTCTCTGGTCAACCGGGTAGCAGGACGTAAAAGGGCCCGCACAGGGAACAGGCCGGGGATCACCCGGGGACGCCAGTGGATTGTGGCTGGAAAAGGCCTTGAGCTCCTGGATACCCCGGGTATAATGAAGATAATAGATGAAGACGACGCTGGTATAAGGGATTACGCCTGGCCCTGGCTCTGCGCGATAGGGTGCGTGCCCGATGAGGGGTTCGATCCCGAACCTGTCGCTTCGAGGCTTCTGTCCCTGCTCAGCGCGTCCGCTCCCGGCACCCTGGAATCTCGCTATGGGATCCAGATCGATAGTAGAGATGGCACAAGCTGTGAAGGAATCGATGAACCTGATATCCTTCATTCCATTGCAAGGGCGCGGGGTTGTCTGGGCCCGGGCGGCGTCCCCGATATTTCCAGGGCAGCTCGCCTCGCCATCCGTGACTTCCGCGAGGGCAAGCTTGGGAGGGTTACCCTTGAATCCCCTTCGTCTCAAGGCCATGACGCCTGA
- a CDS encoding recombinase family protein — translation MEHVAVYARVSSEDQQERGTIENQVEFATKYCDLHQLNIVAWYKDDGVTGTIPLEQRPEGARLLEDAKAGKFDLLLIYRLDRLGRSARIILNAVYELEQHGVKIRSMTEPFDTGDPNGRFLLTILAGVADLERETILERMWYGANRAARAGKWLGGIVPYGYRVNDEGYLEICEDPLPGLDMSEADVIRLIYRLTADQGYSTIKVADYLNALGVPPAYIKDRRQVRRGKRKENTAGVWRPSRIRGIMTNTTYKGIHYYGKRTRKKRDIIPREVPAIVSEELWEKAQHVLHNNQLEAPRNSRREYLLRGLIKCGVCGLTYCGTAYLGPKGELKGYYVCGGKVAYRGPFIGRCPSKNVPQKWIEDLVWNDCVTFIQHPGEALQELAASMKVRESQEESLRAEQEAISGKIRDKENEKQRILELYRKRLITALDVEQQLQNIQQEKKSLEHRLKDLDRQISEEHDLFSQFKTAEDLLDDLREKLKGNPSFKVRREIVRTLVHHITVNSVSQGNNRRPKVSVTIHYTFSNGVVCTDARAGSSGTHQDPVVAAPRRSGAI, via the coding sequence GTGGAACACGTTGCTGTCTACGCCCGCGTTTCCTCAGAAGACCAACAGGAGCGCGGGACGATTGAGAACCAAGTAGAATTCGCGACCAAATACTGTGACCTTCACCAGTTAAACATAGTGGCTTGGTATAAGGATGATGGAGTCACTGGCACCATTCCGCTTGAGCAGCGGCCTGAAGGTGCCCGGCTCCTGGAGGACGCGAAGGCCGGGAAGTTTGACCTGCTACTCATCTACCGGCTAGACCGCCTGGGCCGTTCGGCCCGTATCATCCTAAACGCCGTCTACGAATTGGAGCAACACGGCGTCAAAATCCGCTCCATGACCGAGCCATTTGATACGGGTGATCCCAACGGGCGATTCCTCCTCACCATCCTTGCTGGCGTCGCCGACCTGGAACGAGAAACTATCCTCGAACGTATGTGGTACGGAGCCAACCGCGCCGCCAGGGCCGGAAAATGGCTGGGAGGGATCGTTCCATACGGATACCGGGTCAACGATGAAGGCTATCTCGAGATATGCGAAGACCCTCTTCCAGGGCTGGATATGAGTGAGGCTGATGTCATACGCCTCATCTATCGCCTTACTGCCGACCAGGGCTACTCAACCATAAAGGTAGCCGACTATCTAAACGCCCTTGGCGTCCCTCCCGCTTACATCAAAGACAGGCGACAAGTAAGGCGCGGCAAGAGAAAAGAGAATACCGCCGGTGTGTGGAGACCATCCCGAATACGAGGCATTATGACCAACACCACTTATAAGGGCATCCATTACTACGGCAAACGGACACGAAAGAAGAGAGACATCATCCCTCGAGAAGTGCCCGCCATTGTAAGTGAAGAGCTCTGGGAGAAGGCTCAGCATGTCCTGCATAATAATCAGCTCGAGGCTCCGAGGAATTCAAGGCGCGAATACCTCCTCCGAGGCTTGATCAAGTGCGGTGTATGCGGCCTGACTTACTGCGGGACAGCTTATCTCGGACCCAAGGGTGAACTCAAAGGTTACTATGTGTGCGGAGGGAAGGTGGCCTATCGGGGCCCATTCATTGGAAGATGTCCCTCCAAAAACGTGCCTCAAAAGTGGATCGAAGACCTGGTCTGGAATGACTGTGTCACCTTCATCCAACACCCTGGTGAGGCCCTGCAGGAACTTGCCGCCAGCATGAAGGTCAGAGAGTCACAGGAAGAATCGCTGCGGGCAGAACAGGAGGCCATAAGCGGAAAAATCCGAGACAAGGAAAACGAAAAGCAGCGCATCCTCGAATTGTACCGGAAGAGGCTCATTACCGCTCTTGACGTGGAACAGCAACTACAGAACATCCAGCAGGAGAAGAAGTCCCTCGAACATCGCCTTAAAGACCTTGATAGGCAAATATCTGAGGAACATGATCTGTTCTCCCAGTTTAAGACAGCAGAAGATCTGCTGGACGATTTGAGGGAAAAGCTCAAGGGAAACCCATCCTTCAAAGTGAGACGGGAAATCGTCAGGACCTTAGTCCACCATATAACGGTGAATTCTGTCTCCCAAGGCAATAATAGACGGCCTAAGGTCTCAGTCACAATACACTACACCTTTTCCAATGGTGTTGTCTGCACGGATGCCCGTGCGGGTTCTTCGGGGACTCATCAAGACCCTGTAGTTGCAGCCCCCAGGCGGTCAGGCGCTATATGA
- the rplS gene encoding 50S ribosomal protein L19, with amino-acid sequence MSIINALEKDYTKQEIPSFKPGDVVRVYVKVVEGGRERIQVFEGTVISRRGGGVGETFTVRKVSQGIGVERCFPLHSPKIDKIEVVREGRVRRAKLYYLRGRVGKAARVKEERRG; translated from the coding sequence ATGAGTATTATCAATGCGCTGGAAAAGGATTACACGAAACAGGAGATCCCTTCTTTTAAGCCTGGCGACGTGGTGCGGGTCTATGTAAAGGTAGTTGAAGGCGGCCGCGAGCGCATCCAGGTGTTTGAGGGGACGGTCATAAGCCGGCGGGGCGGAGGCGTGGGCGAGACGTTCACCGTAAGGAAGGTTTCCCAGGGTATCGGCGTTGAGAGGTGTTTCCCCCTTCATTCACCCAAGATCGATAAGATTGAGGTTGTGCGGGAGGGGCGCGTTAGGCGTGCCAAGCTTTATTACCTGAGGGGTCGCGTCGGCAAGGCGGCTCGTGTGAAGGAAGAGCGTCGCGGTTAA
- the lepB gene encoding signal peptidase I — protein MAELTHNNDRPATKRKHADQPPSSGAPAVSVKVRAEVMEYLQAFVIAVVLAAFIITFIAQSFVVQGSSMEPTLHNGERLLVNKFIYRFREPARGEIVVFRYPFDPRRKFIKRVIGVPGDRMEIRDGSVFLNGSKLDEPYTLDLTYGTYGPEVVPEGRVFVLGDNRNNSEDSRFADVGFVPLSNVVGHAFLIYWPLNRIGLVHRAAIQPGAASRPGAGATTQPGG, from the coding sequence ATGGCCGAATTGACCCACAATAATGATAGACCTGCGACGAAGAGGAAGCATGCCGACCAGCCACCATCCTCTGGGGCTCCGGCGGTCTCAGTGAAGGTCAGGGCCGAGGTTATGGAGTATCTGCAGGCGTTTGTGATAGCGGTCGTCCTGGCCGCATTCATAATCACATTTATCGCTCAATCCTTTGTAGTTCAGGGCAGTTCGATGGAACCCACACTGCATAATGGGGAGCGGCTCCTAGTAAATAAATTCATTTACCGCTTCAGGGAGCCTGCCAGGGGCGAGATCGTCGTCTTCAGGTACCCATTTGATCCCCGACGCAAGTTCATCAAGAGGGTTATCGGGGTGCCAGGAGACAGGATGGAGATACGGGATGGCTCGGTCTTCTTGAACGGTTCAAAGCTGGATGAGCCCTACACTCTTGACTTGACCTATGGAACTTACGGGCCCGAGGTCGTCCCAGAGGGCCGGGTATTTGTCCTGGGAGATAACCGCAATAACAGCGAGGATTCCAGGTTTGCCGACGTAGGCTTCGTGCCCCTGAGCAACGTGGTCGGGCATGCATTCTTGATCTACTGGCCGCTTAACAGGATCGGGCTGGTTCACCGCGCCGCGATTCAGCCGGGCGCCGCGAGTCGACCAGGTGCGGGTGCTACGACTCAACCAGGTGGTTGA
- a CDS encoding ATP-binding protein, whose amino-acid sequence MSRISGPLLDRIDMHIEVPRLPHEELVRASGCEPSSSIRERVGRARSIQAGRFRGTGDRARSFMCNAEMRTQDIKEFCTITGDGQLLFENAITRLGLSGRAYFRILRVARTIADLAASVVIRAEHVAEAIQYRVLDRKWWD is encoded by the coding sequence ATGAGCAGGATATCCGGCCCCCTCCTGGATAGGATAGACATGCACATCGAGGTGCCGCGCCTTCCCCATGAGGAGCTTGTCAGGGCCAGCGGGTGCGAGCCATCATCCTCCATACGCGAGCGAGTGGGACGGGCCCGGTCCATCCAGGCCGGGAGATTCAGAGGAACCGGAGACAGGGCCAGGTCCTTCATGTGTAACGCTGAAATGAGGACCCAGGATATAAAGGAATTCTGCACAATTACAGGGGATGGGCAGCTCCTCTTCGAGAACGCCATCACCAGGCTTGGGCTCAGCGGGAGGGCCTATTTCAGAATACTGAGGGTAGCCCGGACGATAGCCGACCTCGCGGCATCCGTTGTGATAAGAGCTGAACATGTGGCAGAGGCTATACAATATCGCGTGTTAGATCGAAAATGGTGGGACTAG
- the rpsP gene encoding 30S ribosomal protein S16, which produces MATTIRLTRTGAKKQPSYRVVVADSRYPRDGRHIEIIGYYNPTREPVDLKIDEEKALKWLRQGARPSDTVKYLLTRAGVMEKFQANVGK; this is translated from the coding sequence GTGGCAACCACGATCAGGTTAACGAGGACAGGGGCGAAGAAGCAGCCATCATATAGAGTTGTAGTGGCGGATTCCAGGTACCCCAGGGACGGGCGCCATATTGAAATCATAGGGTACTACAACCCAACCAGAGAGCCTGTGGATCTCAAGATCGATGAAGAAAAGGCGCTAAAATGGCTCAGGCAAGGCGCTCGACCCTCCGATACGGTGAAATACCTGCTGACAAGGGCGGGCGTGATGGAGAAGTTCCAGGCGAACGTGGGGAAGTGA
- a CDS encoding M48 family metallopeptidase, which yields MKHKWASCSSSGRLSFSTDLLHEPADFRAEVIVHELLHLKVPNHGPLFRSLVCAYLAQRKVN from the coding sequence ATGAAACACAAGTGGGCTAGCTGCTCCTCGTCAGGGCGCCTCAGTTTTAGTACCGATCTCCTTCACGAGCCTGCCGACTTCCGGGCAGAGGTCATCGTCCATGAGCTACTCCACCTCAAGGTGCCTAACCACGGACCGCTCTTCCGATCATTGGTATGCGCATATTTGGCCCAAAGAAAGGTGAACTAG
- the ftsY gene encoding signal recognition particle-docking protein FtsY: MNLFSRLKQGLSKTRDGLVGRIQTIVRGKDKVDDALISELEEVLIEADVGVKTTGRILERLRESAREMRAVSPDTLIELLKNELATELGQEEPGGLAPAPGATTVIMVVGVNGTGKTTTAGKLAYRFRQEGKCVILGAADTFRAAAIEQLEIWGNRAGAEVIRHQEGSDPAAVAYDAIQAAKSRGADVLIIDTAGRLHTKSNLMEELKKVRRVIDREIPGAPHEVLLTLDATSGQNAIAQARIFTEAVGVTGIALTKLDGTARGGVIISIRNELGVPVKLIGIGESPDDLRDFAPREFVEALFAGVGEGAG; encoded by the coding sequence TTGAATCTCTTTTCCCGATTGAAACAGGGCTTATCAAAGACACGTGACGGGCTGGTCGGTCGAATACAGACCATAGTGCGAGGAAAAGATAAGGTAGATGATGCCTTGATTTCCGAGCTTGAAGAGGTATTGATCGAGGCTGATGTCGGAGTTAAGACAACGGGTAGGATCCTTGAAAGGTTGCGCGAGAGCGCCCGCGAGATGAGGGCGGTTTCACCGGATACCCTGATCGAGCTCCTCAAAAATGAGCTGGCTACGGAGCTGGGCCAGGAGGAGCCTGGAGGCCTGGCCCCCGCCCCGGGGGCGACCACCGTGATAATGGTTGTCGGGGTAAACGGGACGGGCAAGACCACAACAGCGGGCAAGCTCGCCTATAGATTTAGGCAGGAGGGGAAGTGCGTCATCCTGGGGGCTGCCGATACCTTTAGGGCGGCCGCAATAGAGCAGCTTGAGATATGGGGGAATCGCGCGGGCGCGGAGGTCATCAGGCACCAGGAGGGTTCCGACCCCGCCGCAGTTGCATATGATGCTATCCAGGCTGCGAAATCCCGGGGGGCTGATGTCTTGATAATAGATACAGCGGGGAGGCTTCATACGAAATCCAATCTCATGGAGGAGCTTAAGAAGGTCCGGAGGGTTATAGACAGGGAAATCCCGGGCGCCCCCCATGAGGTGCTTTTGACCCTCGATGCAACATCCGGTCAAAACGCCATCGCACAGGCCAGGATATTTACGGAAGCCGTCGGCGTGACCGGGATCGCTTTGACAAAGCTGGACGGGACCGCCAGGGGCGGGGTTATCATCTCCATTAGGAACGAGCTCGGCGTCCCCGTCAAGCTTATTGGAATAGGTGAGAGCCCTGATGACCTGCGAGATTTCGCCCCGCGGGAGTTCGTCGAGGCCCTCTTCGCCGGAGTCGGCGAAGGGGCGGGGTGA
- a CDS encoding ribonuclease HII, which produces MTPDEAREHLDRDELERLQHMDELEEELFQGGYVNVAGVDEAGRGPLAGPVVAAAVILPRGVEIPYLNDSKKLSPGRREALYEIIKGCAVAVSVGVVSHDIIDRINILQATFLAMQEAISKLSVRPDYILVDGRDIPQSILPQKGVVGGDGRCSCIAAASIIAKVTRDRIMIDLDKHYPQYGFAKHKGYGTREHIDALRTHGPCPFHRMSFSLVRKHSSPTIFDLTRDIV; this is translated from the coding sequence ATGACGCCTGATGAAGCCCGGGAGCATCTGGACCGCGATGAGCTGGAGAGGCTTCAACATATGGACGAGCTCGAGGAGGAGCTCTTCCAGGGCGGCTACGTTAACGTTGCAGGCGTGGACGAAGCCGGCCGGGGGCCGCTTGCCGGGCCGGTCGTGGCTGCTGCGGTGATCCTTCCCCGCGGGGTTGAGATCCCATATCTCAATGATTCCAAAAAGCTCTCCCCGGGAAGGCGCGAAGCGCTCTACGAGATAATAAAGGGGTGTGCTGTCGCTGTCAGTGTGGGCGTGGTATCCCACGATATCATAGATAGGATCAATATCCTCCAGGCCACGTTTCTCGCTATGCAGGAGGCTATAAGCAAGCTGAGCGTGCGGCCTGATTATATCCTGGTGGACGGGCGCGATATACCACAGTCCATCCTGCCGCAGAAGGGCGTCGTCGGCGGGGACGGCAGGTGCTCCTGCATTGCGGCAGCTTCCATCATTGCAAAGGTAACCAGGGACAGGATAATGATCGACCTGGATAAACACTACCCTCAATATGGCTTTGCGAAACACAAGGGATATGGCACCAGAGAGCATATAGATGCGTTGCGGACCCATGGACCATGCCCTTTCCACCGGATGTCCTTTTCCCTTGTTCGAAAGCATTCTAGTCCCACCATTTTCGATCTAACACGCGATATTGTATAG
- the rimM gene encoding 16S rRNA processing protein RimM, whose product MARGFIEIGRITAPQGIKGEVRVMPSTDFPERFMGLDRVWVGRDPESASELGVESTRPHKKLILVKFAGISSVDEADRLRGLVVYVPEEQAVSLPPGRYFVHDVIGLDVISIYGEHIGRVVDVMMGKANDVYVVQADGEPGREREILIPAIRDIVREINIDAKRMIIEPRKGLI is encoded by the coding sequence GTGGCCCGCGGGTTTATAGAGATAGGCCGGATCACGGCCCCCCAGGGGATCAAGGGTGAGGTGCGCGTCATGCCCTCCACCGACTTCCCGGAGCGCTTTATGGGGCTGGATCGCGTGTGGGTTGGGCGAGACCCGGAAAGCGCGAGCGAGCTGGGGGTTGAGAGCACAAGGCCTCACAAGAAGCTTATCCTGGTCAAATTCGCCGGGATATCAAGCGTTGATGAGGCTGACCGTCTTCGCGGCCTGGTTGTATATGTCCCGGAGGAGCAGGCTGTCAGTCTCCCACCAGGCCGGTATTTCGTTCACGACGTCATCGGCCTGGATGTTATTTCCATATATGGGGAGCATATCGGCCGCGTTGTAGACGTGATGATGGGGAAGGCCAACGATGTATATGTTGTGCAGGCAGACGGGGAACCCGGGCGCGAGCGGGAGATTTTGATCCCTGCTATCCGGGATATTGTAAGAGAAATCAACATCGATGCAAAGAGGATGATCATAGAGCCCCGCAAGGGGCTCATATAG
- the trmD gene encoding tRNA (guanosine(37)-N1)-methyltransferase TrmD yields MRIDVLTIFPEMFKGPLSESILKRAQEKGIIAIHLHNIRDFAEDKHRVTDDYPFGGGVGMLMKPEPLFKGVEHVKQEVSAFGLEEPHVILMCPQGRTFDQDIARELAARPALLFVCGHYEGVDERVREHLVDDEISIGDYVLTGGELPAMVVIDAVARMIPGVLKEEESAVEDSFYNYLLDFPQYTRPRDFRGMKVPEVLLSGDHEKVRLWRRKEALRRTLLRRPDLLRRADLDPADLKLLKEIEEENCIGPSNVI; encoded by the coding sequence ATGAGGATCGACGTCTTGACAATCTTCCCCGAGATGTTTAAAGGGCCTCTCTCGGAGAGCATTCTAAAGCGGGCGCAGGAGAAGGGGATCATCGCAATACACCTGCATAATATACGGGACTTTGCGGAGGATAAGCACAGGGTCACGGACGATTATCCCTTTGGCGGCGGCGTCGGCATGTTGATGAAGCCGGAACCCTTGTTCAAGGGGGTAGAGCATGTAAAGCAAGAGGTATCTGCCTTTGGGCTTGAGGAACCCCATGTTATCCTCATGTGCCCGCAGGGCCGGACATTTGACCAGGATATAGCCAGGGAGCTGGCTGCCAGGCCTGCCCTGCTCTTCGTCTGCGGCCACTATGAGGGCGTTGATGAGCGGGTCAGGGAGCATCTCGTGGATGATGAGATATCGATAGGGGATTATGTCCTCACAGGTGGGGAGCTGCCCGCCATGGTCGTCATCGATGCCGTAGCCCGCATGATCCCGGGGGTTCTTAAGGAGGAGGAATCCGCTGTGGAAGACTCCTTCTACAACTACCTCCTCGACTTTCCCCAGTATACGCGCCCGCGGGATTTCAGGGGCATGAAAGTGCCCGAGGTGCTCTTGAGCGGCGACCATGAGAAGGTTCGCCTGTGGAGGCGAAAGGAGGCTTTGCGTCGCACCCTCTTAAGGCGGCCTGATCTCTTGCGCAGGGCCGACCTCGATCCTGCTGATCTCAAGCTGCTCAAGGAGATCGAGGAGGAGAATTGTATAGGGCCTTCGAATGTGATATAA